The Thalassotalea sp. 273M-4 genome includes a region encoding these proteins:
- a CDS encoding MipA/OmpV family protein, with amino-acid sequence MLKILPKTLLLLLLLGPNLANANWYYGLLTLKPANKYIGDDASPVLFPVIGYRSDTLLFTGKDLHYTVYSNDTVSLTTGLSARFDGFDENDSPFFEGLDKRKNSLDFDAQIQLKQNQWIYSAGLKQDLLSVHGGYELSSHIGYQINHFAPFFITAKVGAKYLSQDLSQYYYGVGENESSVFAPYNTDDGFGTQAKVLFFTPIFFNAMTRLELSVNQYSRSLSESPLIDGDTSLSAMFMFLKPF; translated from the coding sequence ATGTTGAAAATACTACCTAAAACTTTACTACTTTTACTGTTGTTAGGACCAAACTTAGCGAACGCTAATTGGTACTACGGCCTGCTCACTTTAAAGCCTGCTAATAAGTACATTGGCGATGATGCAAGCCCTGTGCTATTTCCTGTTATAGGTTATAGAAGTGATACGTTACTGTTTACGGGTAAAGATCTTCATTACACCGTTTATTCTAATGATACCGTTTCATTAACCACCGGCTTAAGTGCACGTTTCGATGGTTTTGATGAAAATGATTCGCCATTTTTTGAAGGTCTAGACAAAAGAAAGAACTCATTAGATTTTGATGCCCAAATTCAGCTAAAACAAAACCAATGGATCTATAGTGCCGGTTTAAAACAAGACCTTTTGTCGGTACATGGCGGCTATGAATTGAGCTCTCACATTGGCTATCAAATTAATCATTTTGCACCTTTTTTCATCACGGCTAAAGTTGGAGCTAAATATCTGTCTCAAGACTTGTCACAATACTATTATGGCGTTGGCGAGAACGAGTCTTCTGTATTCGCGCCTTACAACACCGATGATGGTTTTGGAACACAAGCAAAAGTATTATTTTTTACCCCAATATTTTTTAATGCGATGACACGATTAGAGTTGTCTGTAAACCAATACAGCCGTTCATTAAGTGAAAGTCCGTTAATTGATGGCGATACGTCGCTTAGTGCGATGTTTATGTTTTTAAAACCATTTTAG
- a CDS encoding c-type cytochrome: MKILSMVLFVVFGFAVVSCDQGPNAPWGFSLPEGNAEQGKLVFKHYQCLSCHTLEGMELGDIENNPDISVKLGGKSTKVKTYAELVTSIINPSHRLAVGYPKDMIQLDKHSKMPVYNDVMTVTELIDLVSFLQTQYVLVPYRRTPYYEYLR, translated from the coding sequence GTGAAAATTTTAAGTATGGTTCTTTTTGTTGTATTTGGCTTTGCTGTGGTAAGTTGCGATCAGGGACCAAATGCCCCTTGGGGATTTAGTTTACCAGAAGGTAATGCGGAACAAGGAAAGTTGGTATTTAAGCATTATCAATGTCTGTCTTGTCATACCTTAGAAGGTATGGAACTTGGTGATATTGAAAATAATCCTGACATTTCGGTAAAACTTGGTGGTAAATCAACTAAGGTAAAAACTTACGCCGAACTTGTCACTTCCATTATTAACCCTTCACACCGACTTGCTGTTGGTTACCCTAAAGACATGATCCAATTAGATAAGCATTCCAAAATGCCAGTGTACAACGATGTCATGACCGTAACCGAATTGATTGACTTGGTGTCTTTTTTACAAACTCAATATGTGCTCGTTCCTTACAGACGTACACCGTATTATGAGTATTTAAGATAA
- a CDS encoding low molecular weight protein-tyrosine-phosphatase — translation MGNICRSPSAEAVFRYKAGLHGLSVNIDSAGTLAYHQGKKPDPRSINAGMLRGYDFSGIKARKVIEDDFEKFSLILAMDNDNLGNLYKMAPEEHHHKIKLFLEYDLNSEFTEVPDPYYGGSHGFELVLDLIESASDGLLSHIKR, via the coding sequence ATGGGCAACATATGTCGTTCGCCCTCTGCGGAAGCTGTATTTCGCTATAAAGCGGGCTTACATGGTTTATCTGTTAACATCGACTCAGCAGGTACTTTGGCTTATCATCAGGGCAAAAAACCTGATCCACGATCTATAAATGCAGGGATGTTACGAGGCTATGATTTTAGTGGCATCAAAGCACGTAAAGTGATTGAAGATGACTTTGAAAAATTTTCGCTTATTTTAGCGATGGATAACGATAATTTGGGCAATTTATATAAAATGGCCCCAGAGGAACATCATCATAAAATTAAGCTATTTTTGGAATATGATTTAAACTCAGAGTTTACCGAGGTACCCGATCCTTATTATGGTGGCAGTCACGGCTTTGAATTGGTTTTAGACTTAATTGAAAGCGCAAGTGACGGTTTGCTGAGTCACATAAAGAGGTAA
- a CDS encoding OmpA family protein, which yields MNKSLITSTLITALFLTGCQTTSIDPYTGEQRVNNTSRGAGIGAVVGGILGNVVGKDSKATAIGAVIGTGIGAAIGQDMDRQEQELREKLYNTGIRVERDSAGVIKLVMPSNITFATNQSDVSPQFQQTLASVSEILVRNPNTSLIVVGHTDSVGSESLNQHLSVNRANSVMNALIGHGLSPNRIKAFGKGEIAPIADNNTEYGRSLNRRVELFIEAKQQS from the coding sequence ATGAACAAGTCACTAATTACATCAACACTTATCACCGCGTTATTTTTAACGGGTTGTCAAACAACGTCTATCGATCCTTATACTGGTGAACAACGCGTAAATAATACCAGCAGAGGAGCCGGTATTGGCGCAGTTGTTGGCGGTATCTTGGGCAACGTGGTTGGTAAAGACTCTAAAGCAACGGCGATTGGTGCCGTTATTGGTACAGGTATCGGTGCGGCTATTGGCCAAGATATGGATAGACAAGAACAAGAGCTTAGGGAGAAGCTGTATAATACCGGTATTCGTGTTGAGCGTGACAGCGCTGGCGTGATCAAATTGGTGATGCCATCAAATATTACTTTTGCAACCAATCAATCTGATGTCAGTCCGCAATTTCAACAAACATTAGCATCGGTTTCAGAAATATTAGTGCGTAACCCAAACACCAGTTTAATCGTTGTTGGACATACCGACAGCGTTGGCTCAGAGTCGCTTAATCAGCATTTGTCTGTTAACCGTGCAAACTCTGTGATGAATGCTTTAATTGGCCATGGACTGTCGCCTAATCGCATTAAAGCGTTTGGTAAAGGCGAGATAGCACCTATCGCCGATAACAACACTGAGTATGGTAGATCGTTAAATCGTCGCGTAGAACTGTTTATTGAAGCAAAGCAGCAAAGCTAA
- a CDS encoding 3-deoxy-7-phosphoheptulonate synthase, with protein sequence MTIKTDELRTSLISHLVSPAQLAQDIPLSEENAKFILDARNTIENIIVGKDKRQLIVIGPCSIHDTEAAIEYAKKLKQLHDKYKDTLYIVMRVYFEKPRTTVGWKGLISDPDLDKSFKVEKGLRLARNLLMQVNEMGLPAATEFLDMVTGQYISDLISWGAIGARTTESQVHRELASALSCPVGFKNGTDGNVKIAIDAIQAASVPHVLYSPDKSGQMCIYETSGNPSAHVILRGGKTPNYQQEFVVKACEQLRNANFPARVMVDCSHGNSEKDHNKQINVAGDISAQIKSGSTGIFGVMIESFLVAGNQKVEPGKPLTYGQSITDACVNLEQSREILDLLSDAVKDTL encoded by the coding sequence ATGACTATAAAAACAGATGAATTACGCACATCCCTGATCTCTCACTTAGTTTCTCCTGCGCAACTGGCGCAAGATATCCCATTATCGGAAGAAAATGCCAAATTTATCCTCGATGCTCGTAACACCATTGAAAATATTATTGTTGGTAAAGATAAGCGCCAATTGATTGTGATTGGACCGTGTTCGATTCATGACACTGAAGCCGCCATCGAATACGCTAAAAAATTAAAACAGTTGCACGATAAGTACAAAGATACCTTATATATTGTGATGCGGGTGTATTTTGAAAAACCGCGTACCACGGTTGGTTGGAAAGGGTTAATTAGTGATCCTGATTTAGATAAATCATTCAAGGTAGAAAAAGGTTTACGCCTAGCGCGCAATCTCTTGATGCAAGTAAACGAGATGGGCCTTCCAGCGGCTACCGAGTTTTTAGATATGGTAACCGGCCAATACATTTCTGACTTGATAAGTTGGGGCGCTATTGGTGCGCGTACGACCGAGTCACAAGTACACAGAGAATTAGCCTCTGCCTTATCTTGCCCAGTTGGCTTTAAAAACGGTACCGATGGCAACGTAAAAATTGCTATTGATGCGATTCAAGCAGCAAGCGTACCTCACGTACTCTATTCGCCAGATAAAAGTGGCCAAATGTGTATTTATGAAACGTCAGGCAATCCGTCAGCGCATGTGATTTTACGTGGTGGTAAAACCCCAAACTACCAGCAAGAATTTGTTGTTAAAGCCTGCGAACAATTGCGCAATGCCAACTTCCCTGCTCGGGTTATGGTTGATTGCAGTCACGGCAACAGTGAAAAAGATCACAACAAGCAAATTAATGTCGCAGGTGATATTAGTGCCCAAATCAAGTCGGGCTCGACCGGCATCTTTGGTGTCATGATAGAGAGCTTTTTAGTTGCTGGGAATCAAAAAGTAGAACCAGGTAAACCACTTACTTATGGCCAGAGCATTACCGATGCGTGTGTTAATTTGGAGCAAAGTCGAGAAATTCTAGACCTTCTTTCAGACGCGGTAAAAGACACTCTATAA
- a CDS encoding pyruvate, water dikinase regulatory protein yields MRTAFYISDGTAITSEVFGHALLSMFPIELEHITIPFVETVDKAEEVKQQINNYYQRTGERPIVFHTFVNPEIKDIIDSCEGVIYNFLEHFIAPMEASLGLKAKPRAHRTHSMHENSYDFRIDAVNFALANDDGSRITDYEHADVILVGVSRSGKTPTSLYLALQYGIKAANYPFTEDDMDELKLPSFLKKHKAKLFGLTIDSNRLHEIRDGRMANSTYSSARQCRMEVREVEKLYQKERIEFINTTKLSVEEISAKILSATGLQRYKY; encoded by the coding sequence ATGCGAACGGCATTTTACATATCCGATGGAACCGCAATCACCTCTGAAGTATTTGGTCATGCTTTATTGTCGATGTTTCCAATTGAGCTTGAGCATATTACCATTCCCTTTGTAGAAACCGTTGACAAAGCCGAAGAGGTAAAACAGCAAATAAATAACTATTACCAGCGCACAGGTGAGCGCCCCATTGTTTTTCACACCTTTGTAAACCCTGAAATAAAAGACATTATTGACAGTTGTGAAGGGGTCATTTACAACTTTTTAGAACATTTTATCGCCCCCATGGAAGCAAGCCTGGGCCTAAAAGCGAAACCTCGAGCCCATCGAACCCATTCAATGCACGAAAACAGTTATGACTTTCGAATTGATGCGGTTAATTTTGCGCTCGCAAATGACGACGGCAGCCGTATTACCGACTACGAACATGCGGATGTTATTTTAGTTGGGGTGTCTCGTTCAGGGAAAACCCCGACCTCTTTATATCTTGCCCTGCAATATGGCATTAAAGCCGCCAACTACCCTTTTACCGAAGACGATATGGACGAGCTTAAACTGCCATCGTTTTTAAAAAAACACAAAGCGAAACTGTTTGGGTTGACCATTGATTCAAACCGATTACATGAAATTCGTGATGGTCGAATGGCAAATTCAACGTATTCGTCTGCTCGCCAATGTCGGATGGAAGTGCGCGAAGTTGAAAAGTTATATCAAAAAGAGCGAATTGAATTTATTAATACCACCAAACTTTCGGTGGAAGAAATTTCAGCAAAAATTTTATCTGCGACCGGATTACAACGTTACAAATATTAA
- the ppsA gene encoding phosphoenolpyruvate synthase yields the protein MQQNVLWYQQLGMEDVPIVGGKNASLGEMISNLSNAGVQVPGGFATTAYAFNEFLEQSGLNEKIHQILDTLDVDDIAELTACGDKIRQWIIETPFLPSMQKDIETAYKQLVDEHGDDVSFAVRSSATAEDMPDASFAGQQETFLNVRGLDAVLVAIKHVYASLFNDRAISYRVHSGYDHRGVALSAGIQRMVRSDIAASGVMFSIDTESGFEDVVFITSSYGLGEMVVQGAVNPDEFYVHKPILAQNRPAVVRRNIGSKAIKMVYANSQEHAKQVEIVKLEPAIANTFSINDDEVQELAKQAVIIEKHYNRPMDIEWAKDGLDGKLYIVQARPETVKSHEKGNILEQYQLKDSSDVICTGRAIGQKIGKGVVKVLQSIDQMNKVLPGDVLVTDMTDPDWEPIMKRASAIVTNRGGRTCHAAIIAREMGIPAVVGCGDATQVIADGSDVTVSCAQGDTGYIYQGQLAFQVKSSQIDNMPPLPIKVMMNVGNPDRAFSFAQLPHSGIGLARIEFVINKMIGIHPKALLNFDQESVEVQEEITDIMAGYLSPTEFYISKLTEGISTLACAFAPERVIVRMSDFKSNEYANLIGGSLYEPEEENPMIGYRGASRYISKDFRACFALECEAIKRVRNDMGLTNVEVMIPFVRTLDEAKQVIEILADNGLKRGDNGLKVIMMCELPSNALLAEQFLQYFDGFSIGSNDLTQLTLGIDRDSGLIAHLFEERDPAVKALLSMAIQACKAQGKYVGICGQGPSDHKDLAAWLVEQGIDSVSLNPDSVLDTWLYLAKHHS from the coding sequence GTGCAACAGAACGTACTTTGGTATCAACAGCTAGGAATGGAAGATGTACCTATTGTGGGCGGAAAGAATGCTTCTTTAGGCGAAATGATCTCTAATTTATCAAACGCTGGCGTACAAGTCCCAGGTGGTTTTGCTACCACCGCATACGCCTTTAATGAGTTTCTTGAACAAAGTGGACTCAACGAAAAAATACACCAAATACTCGATACCCTTGATGTCGATGACATTGCCGAGTTGACAGCTTGCGGTGATAAAATTCGCCAATGGATCATCGAAACCCCATTTTTACCCTCAATGCAAAAAGACATTGAAACCGCGTATAAGCAACTCGTTGATGAACACGGTGACGATGTGTCTTTTGCGGTGCGCTCTTCTGCGACTGCCGAAGACATGCCTGACGCCTCATTTGCGGGACAGCAAGAAACCTTTTTAAATGTTCGAGGTTTAGACGCTGTGCTTGTGGCAATCAAACATGTCTATGCCTCGTTATTTAATGACCGCGCGATTTCTTATCGAGTGCATTCTGGTTATGACCACCGTGGGGTTGCGCTCTCAGCAGGGATTCAACGTATGGTGCGCTCAGACATCGCAGCCTCAGGCGTGATGTTTTCAATTGATACCGAATCCGGTTTTGAAGACGTAGTGTTTATAACCTCAAGCTATGGGCTTGGTGAAATGGTGGTGCAAGGGGCGGTTAATCCCGATGAGTTTTATGTGCACAAGCCGATTCTGGCCCAAAATAGGCCAGCGGTCGTGCGCCGAAATATTGGCTCAAAAGCCATAAAAATGGTGTATGCCAATAGCCAAGAACACGCTAAGCAAGTCGAAATTGTTAAGCTAGAACCTGCCATTGCCAACACCTTTTCAATCAACGATGATGAAGTGCAAGAGTTGGCCAAACAAGCGGTGATCATAGAAAAACATTATAATCGACCAATGGATATTGAATGGGCAAAAGATGGCTTAGATGGCAAGTTGTATATTGTGCAAGCTCGACCTGAGACCGTAAAAAGCCACGAGAAGGGTAATATTCTTGAACAATACCAATTAAAAGATAGCTCGGATGTTATTTGTACGGGCCGGGCAATCGGGCAAAAAATTGGTAAAGGGGTGGTTAAAGTTCTGCAGTCGATAGACCAGATGAATAAAGTGTTACCCGGAGATGTGTTGGTGACAGATATGACTGACCCCGACTGGGAGCCTATTATGAAGCGGGCATCAGCAATTGTAACGAACCGAGGAGGGCGCACTTGCCATGCCGCCATTATTGCACGAGAAATGGGGATCCCTGCGGTTGTTGGTTGTGGTGATGCTACCCAAGTCATTGCCGATGGTAGCGACGTTACCGTTTCTTGTGCGCAAGGTGATACTGGGTATATTTATCAAGGCCAATTAGCGTTTCAAGTGAAATCATCTCAAATCGATAATATGCCTCCCTTACCAATAAAAGTGATGATGAATGTAGGTAATCCCGATAGGGCATTTTCATTTGCTCAATTACCTCATTCAGGAATCGGCTTGGCAAGAATTGAGTTTGTGATCAACAAAATGATCGGAATTCATCCGAAAGCGTTACTCAACTTTGACCAAGAATCGGTTGAGGTACAGGAAGAAATTACCGATATTATGGCTGGTTATTTGTCGCCAACCGAGTTTTACATCAGTAAACTTACCGAAGGGATCTCAACCTTAGCGTGCGCTTTTGCGCCTGAGCGAGTGATTGTTCGAATGAGCGATTTTAAATCAAACGAATACGCAAACTTGATTGGTGGGTCATTATACGAACCTGAAGAAGAGAACCCTATGATAGGGTATCGCGGCGCTTCACGGTATATTTCAAAAGACTTTAGAGCCTGCTTTGCCCTTGAATGCGAGGCCATTAAACGGGTGCGTAATGACATGGGGTTAACAAATGTGGAAGTGATGATCCCGTTTGTAAGAACCTTAGATGAAGCCAAACAAGTGATAGAAATATTGGCCGACAATGGTTTAAAGCGCGGTGACAATGGTCTTAAGGTGATTATGATGTGTGAATTACCGTCTAATGCCTTATTAGCAGAGCAGTTTTTACAATACTTTGACGGCTTTTCTATTGGCTCCAACGACTTAACACAATTGACCTTGGGCATTGATCGTGATTCAGGTTTAATTGCGCATTTATTTGAAGAACGTGACCCAGCGGTAAAAGCCCTATTGTCAATGGCAATTCAGGCGTGCAAGGCCCAAGGCAAATACGTTGGTATTTGTGGTCAGGGACCATCCGATCATAAAGACTTGGCCGCCTGGCTTGTAGAGCAAGGAATAGACAGCGTATCGCTTAACCCCGATTCGGTATTAGATACTTGGTTGTATTTAGCCAAACATCACAGTTAA
- a CDS encoding FAD-binding and (Fe-S)-binding domain-containing protein has product MLPRLSVFDAVSPLYQRFLKRLQKSRFTGDISCHYGDRLAVATDNSVYQQLPQAVLHPKTVEDIKLITALSAEQEFEEIQFSARGGGTGTNGQSLTSGIVIDLSRHMNEILEINVAQGWVRVQAGVIKDQLNAYLKPFGFFFSPDLSTSNRATIGGMINTDASGQGSLVYGKTSNHVLGLRCVLASGEEFTTKSMPIEQAKKLAEGEGDIASLYHVTLNSCLENRQLVLDKFPRLNRFLTGYDLENVFDQDLSTFDLTRVITGSEGSLAVVAEAKLNITPIPTSRALVNIKYDSFESALRHSPELVKANALSVETIDSRVLNLAKQDIVWHSVSDLITDIKNKVMDGLNLVEFVGDSEAEVKTKIEALKAVLDKRVEQEQGVIGYQYTFDLASINRLYGMRKKAVGLLGNTKGQKKPIAFAEDTAVPPENLADFILEFRQLLDQYNLDYGMFGHIDAGVLHVRPALDMCDPQQEVTLREISDQVVALTAKYGGLMWGEHGKGYRSEYGPTFFGPELFTELRKIKTAFDPLNKMNPGKICTPIKSEQPLVSVDAIKRGTFDRQIPIEVRTDYASAMNCNGNGLCFNFDATSPMCPSSKITRDRKHSPKGRAGLMREWLRLLADKGVDFEQLEAQSGKITAKGLVLKLTNSVTKGVGRYDYSNEVMAAMSGCLACKACVSQCPVKVDVPDFRARFIQVYYSRYMRPLKDHFVANIETLAPVMATAPALVNFTIDNPIFKTLAKHTLGYVDTPLLSRPTLKTQVNQGGYEKFNLAKFAGLSNEQKQKYLFIVQDPFTSFYDANVVADMMHLASKLGFKPVLLPFKPNGKPQHVKGFLTKFAQTAKNSAEFLNQLQQLNIPMVGMDASLVLCYRDEYKQILGDKRGDFTVLLPHEWLKDVIANRMPYEPKYLPFYQLFAHCTEKTALPSAESDWQHIFNHFGLRIKAQSVGCCGMAGTYGHEKQNLDNSKGIYDLSWRKPIEAGDSAYQMVTGFSCRSQVKRLGNKRLPHPVQVLLKHA; this is encoded by the coding sequence ATGTTACCTAGGCTTTCCGTTTTTGATGCTGTTTCTCCTTTATATCAACGTTTTTTAAAGCGCTTACAAAAAAGTCGTTTTACTGGCGATATTTCTTGTCATTACGGTGATCGCTTAGCCGTAGCAACCGACAACAGTGTCTATCAACAATTACCCCAAGCGGTCTTGCATCCAAAGACGGTTGAAGACATTAAGTTAATCACCGCACTTTCTGCAGAGCAAGAATTTGAAGAAATTCAATTTAGTGCTCGTGGTGGTGGTACGGGAACAAATGGTCAGTCACTTACCTCTGGTATTGTTATTGACTTATCTCGTCATATGAATGAAATCCTAGAAATCAATGTTGCACAAGGCTGGGTTAGGGTGCAAGCTGGGGTGATAAAAGATCAACTTAACGCGTACTTAAAACCCTTTGGTTTTTTCTTTTCTCCCGATCTATCAACCTCAAACCGTGCGACAATAGGTGGGATGATCAATACCGATGCCTCAGGTCAAGGTTCATTGGTGTATGGCAAAACGTCTAATCATGTTTTGGGTTTGCGTTGTGTGCTAGCTAGTGGCGAAGAGTTTACCACCAAATCAATGCCCATAGAGCAAGCTAAAAAACTGGCTGAAGGTGAAGGCGATATAGCATCTTTATATCATGTTACCTTGAACAGTTGCCTTGAAAATCGTCAACTAGTATTAGATAAATTTCCTCGTTTAAATCGGTTCTTAACCGGTTACGATTTAGAAAATGTATTTGATCAGGACTTAAGTACATTTGATTTAACTCGAGTGATCACCGGCTCAGAAGGCAGCTTAGCAGTGGTTGCCGAAGCAAAATTAAATATTACCCCCATCCCGACTTCACGTGCTTTGGTCAACATTAAGTACGATAGCTTTGAATCCGCGTTACGCCATTCGCCAGAACTGGTAAAAGCCAACGCGTTGTCGGTTGAGACCATTGATTCACGGGTCCTCAATCTGGCTAAACAAGACATTGTCTGGCATTCGGTAAGTGATTTGATTACTGATATAAAAAACAAGGTCATGGACGGCTTGAATTTAGTCGAATTTGTTGGTGACAGCGAAGCGGAAGTTAAAACCAAAATCGAAGCGCTTAAAGCCGTTCTTGATAAACGAGTTGAACAAGAACAAGGGGTTATTGGTTATCAATATACTTTTGATTTAGCCAGTATTAACCGACTTTATGGGATGCGCAAAAAAGCCGTAGGGTTGCTTGGTAATACGAAAGGGCAAAAAAAGCCGATTGCCTTTGCTGAAGATACCGCAGTACCACCAGAAAACCTTGCTGACTTTATTCTTGAGTTTCGCCAGTTACTCGATCAATATAATCTTGACTATGGCATGTTTGGGCATATTGATGCCGGCGTATTGCATGTTCGCCCCGCTCTTGATATGTGCGATCCGCAACAAGAAGTGACCTTACGTGAAATTTCCGATCAAGTGGTCGCACTCACCGCAAAGTATGGCGGTTTAATGTGGGGGGAGCATGGTAAGGGGTATCGCAGTGAATACGGGCCAACGTTTTTTGGCCCAGAGCTGTTTACTGAATTACGAAAAATTAAAACCGCCTTTGATCCCCTCAATAAAATGAATCCGGGGAAAATCTGTACGCCAATAAAGTCAGAGCAGCCACTGGTTTCGGTTGATGCCATCAAACGCGGTACTTTCGATCGTCAAATTCCAATTGAGGTTCGAACCGACTACGCTTCGGCGATGAATTGTAACGGCAATGGGTTATGTTTTAATTTTGATGCTACCAGCCCGATGTGTCCTTCCAGTAAAATCACCCGTGATCGAAAGCACTCGCCAAAAGGCCGAGCCGGTTTGATGCGAGAATGGTTACGCTTATTGGCCGATAAAGGTGTCGATTTTGAGCAACTAGAAGCCCAAAGCGGTAAAATTACGGCCAAAGGCTTGGTCTTGAAACTGACCAATAGTGTCACTAAGGGCGTGGGGCGTTATGACTATTCCAATGAAGTAATGGCAGCCATGTCCGGTTGTCTAGCGTGTAAAGCGTGTGTCAGTCAGTGTCCAGTTAAAGTCGATGTACCAGATTTTAGGGCACGTTTTATTCAGGTATATTATTCACGTTATATGCGACCGCTTAAAGATCATTTTGTCGCCAACATTGAAACTCTCGCGCCCGTTATGGCCACGGCACCCGCGTTGGTAAACTTTACCATCGATAACCCAATATTTAAAACCTTAGCTAAGCATACCCTTGGGTATGTTGATACCCCATTATTGTCACGACCGACGTTAAAAACGCAGGTCAATCAGGGCGGTTATGAAAAGTTTAACTTAGCCAAATTTGCGGGCTTATCGAATGAGCAAAAGCAAAAATACCTATTTATCGTGCAAGATCCCTTTACCAGTTTTTATGACGCCAATGTGGTTGCCGATATGATGCATCTTGCCAGTAAACTGGGTTTTAAACCGGTGTTATTGCCATTTAAACCAAACGGTAAACCGCAACACGTAAAAGGTTTTTTAACCAAGTTCGCTCAAACCGCTAAAAACAGTGCTGAGTTTTTAAATCAATTGCAGCAATTAAATATTCCTATGGTTGGCATGGATGCGTCTCTGGTACTTTGTTACCGTGATGAATATAAGCAAATTCTTGGTGATAAAAGAGGCGACTTTACTGTATTACTGCCCCATGAATGGTTAAAAGACGTAATTGCCAATAGAATGCCATATGAGCCTAAGTATTTACCCTTTTACCAGTTGTTTGCGCATTGTACGGAAAAAACGGCTCTACCTTCGGCAGAGTCAGATTGGCAACACATTTTTAATCACTTTGGTTTGCGTATAAAAGCTCAAAGCGTTGGTTGCTGTGGTATGGCCGGAACTTATGGTCATGAAAAGCAAAATCTAGACAATTCTAAAGGCATTTACGATTTAAGTTGGCGTAAACCTATTGAAGCCGGTGACAGTGCTTATCAAATGGTGACGGGTTTTTCATGCCGAAGTCAGGTAAAACGACTGGGAAATAAACGCTTACCACACCCTGTACAAGTGTTATTAAAACACGCCTAG
- a CDS encoding Glu/Leu/Phe/Val family dehydrogenase — protein MSFFDLVDFDHHEQVVYCSDEETGLKAIIAVHNTNLGPGAGGCRFWDYQNDEDALKDVLRLSRGMTYKNAMAGLKLGGGKAVIIGNPKQLKSEQLFKAFGRAVNNLNGRYYTAEDVNITPSDMAVVNQVTEFVSGLEGKSGNPGPFTALGTFLGIKAAVKFKLGKEDLNGIKVAVQGLGSVGYALCEKLHQAGAKLVVTDINEETLAKAKAELDAKVVGLDEIYSQDVDVFSPCALGATINDDTIAQLKAVIIAGCANNQLAENRHDKALYDAGILYAPDYVINAGGIINVALEIYPEPYCSKEATRLVENIYNTLMKVFETAKAKNQPTGLVADEMARAIIANK, from the coding sequence GTGTCTTTTTTTGACTTGGTAGATTTTGATCATCACGAACAAGTTGTTTATTGCAGCGATGAAGAAACAGGCTTAAAAGCCATTATTGCAGTACACAATACCAATTTAGGCCCTGGCGCTGGTGGCTGTCGCTTTTGGGACTATCAAAATGATGAAGATGCGTTAAAAGACGTATTGCGATTATCAAGAGGCATGACCTATAAAAACGCGATGGCGGGTTTAAAGCTAGGTGGTGGTAAAGCGGTGATCATTGGTAATCCAAAACAGTTAAAATCTGAGCAACTGTTTAAAGCATTTGGCCGAGCGGTGAACAACCTAAATGGTCGTTACTACACGGCTGAAGACGTTAACATCACCCCATCGGACATGGCGGTTGTCAACCAAGTAACCGAGTTTGTATCTGGGCTTGAAGGCAAAAGCGGTAATCCGGGTCCTTTTACCGCTTTGGGTACCTTTTTAGGTATAAAAGCAGCGGTGAAATTTAAGCTTGGCAAAGAAGACTTAAACGGCATAAAAGTTGCTGTTCAAGGCCTAGGCAGTGTTGGCTACGCTCTTTGTGAAAAACTACACCAAGCTGGCGCTAAATTGGTTGTCACCGATATAAATGAAGAAACCTTAGCTAAAGCAAAAGCCGAATTGGATGCTAAAGTGGTTGGTTTAGATGAGATTTACTCACAAGATGTTGATGTTTTCTCACCTTGCGCGCTAGGTGCAACCATTAATGATGACACCATTGCGCAATTAAAAGCAGTGATCATCGCCGGTTGTGCGAACAATCAATTAGCCGAAAATCGTCACGACAAAGCGTTATACGATGCGGGTATTTTGTATGCACCCGATTATGTGATTAACGCCGGTGGTATTATCAATGTGGCGCTTGAAATTTACCCTGAGCCATACTGTTCGAAAGAAGCAACGCGCTTAGTGGAAAATATTTACAACACTTTAATGAAGGTATTTGAAACCGCCAAAGCAAAGAATCAACCAACGGGCTTGGTTGCTGATGAAATGGCTCGCGCCATTATTGCCAACAAGTAA